In Streptomyces sp. NBC_00306, a single genomic region encodes these proteins:
- a CDS encoding acyl-CoA dehydrogenase family protein, with protein sequence MTDAAELRTRAEELLAAHPPATTDRTTFLKARFDAGLAWVHYPKGLGGLDAPRSLQAVVDAVLNAADAPDNDPRRIGIGLGMAAPTILAYGSEEVKERFLRPLWVGDEVWCQLFSEPGAGSDLAALGTRAVRDGDDWVVSGQKVWTSSAHVARWAILIARTDPDLPKHRGITYFICDMTDPGVEVRPLRQITGEAEFNEVFLSGVRIPDAHRLGEVGEGWKVAQTTLMNERVSIGGSRIPREGGMIGPVTQTWRERPELRTHDLHQRLLTLWVEAEVARLAGERLRQQLVAGQPGPEGSGMKLAFARLNQEISGLEVELRGEEGLLYDDWTMRRPELVDFTGRDAGYRYLRSKGNSIEGGTSEVLLNIVAERVLGLPSEPRNDKDIAWKDLAR encoded by the coding sequence ATGACGGACGCCGCCGAACTGCGCACCCGCGCGGAGGAGTTGCTGGCCGCACACCCGCCGGCCACCACCGACCGCACCACCTTCCTCAAGGCCCGCTTCGACGCCGGCCTCGCCTGGGTCCACTACCCGAAGGGCCTCGGCGGACTCGACGCGCCGCGCTCTCTTCAGGCCGTCGTGGACGCCGTACTGAACGCCGCTGACGCGCCGGACAACGACCCGCGCCGTATCGGCATCGGACTCGGCATGGCGGCCCCGACGATCCTCGCGTACGGCTCCGAAGAGGTGAAGGAGCGTTTCCTGCGGCCGCTGTGGGTCGGCGACGAGGTCTGGTGCCAGCTCTTCAGCGAGCCGGGCGCGGGCTCCGACCTCGCGGCGCTCGGTACCCGGGCCGTGCGCGACGGCGACGACTGGGTGGTGAGCGGACAGAAGGTGTGGACCTCCAGCGCCCATGTGGCGCGCTGGGCCATCCTCATCGCCCGCACCGACCCCGATCTGCCCAAGCACCGCGGCATCACCTACTTCATCTGTGACATGACCGACCCCGGCGTCGAGGTCCGTCCGCTGCGCCAGATCACCGGCGAGGCGGAGTTCAACGAGGTCTTCCTCTCCGGCGTCCGCATCCCCGACGCACATCGCCTCGGCGAGGTGGGCGAGGGCTGGAAGGTCGCGCAGACGACCCTGATGAACGAGCGCGTCTCCATCGGCGGCAGCCGCATCCCTCGCGAGGGAGGCATGATCGGCCCCGTCACGCAGACCTGGCGCGAGCGTCCCGAACTGCGCACCCACGACCTGCACCAGCGTCTGCTGACCCTGTGGGTCGAGGCGGAGGTCGCCCGCCTCGCCGGCGAACGGCTGCGCCAGCAGCTCGTCGCAGGCCAGCCGGGCCCCGAGGGCAGCGGCATGAAACTCGCCTTCGCCCGGCTCAACCAGGAGATCAGCGGCCTGGAGGTCGAACTGCGCGGCGAAGAGGGCCTGTTGTACGACGACTGGACCATGCGCCGGCCCGAACTGGTCGACTTCACCGGCCGCGACGCGGGCTACCGCTATCTGCGCTCCAAGGGCAACTCGATCGAGGGCGGCACCAGCGAGGTGCTCCTGAACATCGTCGCCGAACGCGTACTCGGGCTGCCGTCCGAGCCGCGCAACGACAAGGACATCGCCTGGAAGGACCTCGCCCGATGA
- a CDS encoding ABC transporter permease encodes MARMAGRRALFAAPVLLVVTFGVFAVAAASPFDPVKAYTGTAGLTATQENLDQIRANLGVDQPLVTRWWNWLMSALQGDLGNSSVLRRPVAEVVGERIGWSALLAVTAFAVAILLGTALGVLAARRRGGWLDRCVSSAAYTLEAAPAFWLGLLAIWFFALELGVLPAGGLTDTASDVVTFGQVATHLVLPAAVLGISQLPWFFLYVRQGVADALDEDPVRGARARGLGEPTVLLGHALRSGMLPMLTLIGSRVPELITGALLVETVFSWPGIAAATVQAATSVDFPLLAALTVLATAAVLAGNLLSDVLYGLADPRVGFDG; translated from the coding sequence ATGGCGCGGATGGCGGGGCGGCGGGCACTGTTCGCCGCCCCCGTGCTCCTGGTCGTGACCTTCGGCGTCTTCGCCGTCGCCGCCGCCTCTCCCTTCGACCCCGTCAAGGCGTACACCGGCACGGCCGGACTGACCGCCACCCAGGAGAACCTGGACCAGATCCGCGCCAACCTCGGCGTCGACCAGCCCCTCGTCACCCGCTGGTGGAACTGGCTGATGTCCGCGCTCCAGGGCGACCTGGGGAACTCCAGCGTCCTGCGCAGGCCCGTCGCCGAGGTCGTCGGCGAGCGGATCGGCTGGTCCGCGCTCCTCGCGGTCACCGCGTTCGCCGTCGCCATCCTGCTCGGCACGGCACTGGGCGTACTGGCCGCCCGCCGCCGCGGCGGCTGGCTGGACCGCTGCGTCAGCTCGGCCGCCTACACCCTCGAAGCGGCACCCGCCTTCTGGCTCGGACTGCTCGCCATCTGGTTCTTCGCCCTCGAACTGGGCGTCCTCCCGGCCGGCGGGCTCACCGACACCGCCAGCGACGTCGTCACCTTCGGCCAGGTCGCCACGCACCTGGTCCTGCCCGCGGCCGTCCTCGGCATCTCCCAACTGCCGTGGTTCTTCCTGTACGTACGCCAAGGGGTCGCCGACGCGCTCGACGAGGACCCGGTGCGCGGGGCCCGCGCCCGTGGACTCGGCGAGCCGACCGTCCTGCTCGGTCACGCCCTGCGCTCCGGCATGCTGCCGATGCTCACCCTCATCGGCTCGCGCGTGCCCGAACTCATCACGGGCGCGCTGCTCGTGGAGACGGTCTTCAGCTGGCCCGGCATCGCCGCCGCCACCGTCCAGGCCGCCACCTCGGTCGACTTCCCGCTGCTGGCCGCGCTCACGGTCCTCGCCACCGCCGCCGTGCTCGCCGGCAACCTCCTGTCCGACGTGCTGTACGGGCTCGCCGACCCGAGAGTGGGCTTCGATGGCTGA
- a CDS encoding NADPH:quinone oxidoreductase family protein, with the protein MQAWRVHRNGEPSEVMRLEEVDRPTPGDGQLLLKVRAANINFPDALLCRGHYQVRPPLPFTPGVEICGETEDGRRVIANPALPDGGLADYVVADAAAVLPAPEALDDAEAAALHIGYQTGWFGLHRRAALRAGETLLVHAAAGGVGSAAVQLGKAAGARVIGVVGGEDKARVARELGCDVVVDRRTDDIVAVVKEATGGRGADVIYDPVGGDAYAKSAKCVAFEGRILVVGFASGAIPSPALNHALVKNYSIVGLHWGLYNQKDPAAILACHEELTRLAAEGAVKPLISGRVAMKDAADAVQRVADGTTTGRLVVIPEGAAR; encoded by the coding sequence ATGCAGGCATGGCGAGTGCACCGGAACGGCGAGCCGAGCGAGGTGATGCGGCTCGAAGAGGTGGACCGGCCCACGCCGGGCGACGGGCAGCTCCTGCTGAAGGTCCGCGCCGCGAACATCAACTTCCCCGACGCGCTGCTGTGCCGCGGCCACTACCAGGTGCGCCCGCCGCTGCCCTTCACGCCGGGCGTGGAGATCTGCGGCGAGACCGAGGACGGCCGCCGGGTCATAGCCAACCCCGCCCTGCCGGACGGCGGGCTCGCGGACTACGTCGTGGCCGATGCCGCTGCCGTACTGCCCGCCCCCGAGGCGCTCGACGACGCCGAGGCCGCCGCCCTGCACATCGGCTACCAGACCGGCTGGTTCGGGCTGCACCGCCGGGCCGCGCTGCGGGCGGGCGAGACCCTGCTCGTGCACGCGGCCGCGGGCGGCGTCGGCAGCGCCGCCGTCCAGCTCGGCAAGGCCGCGGGCGCCCGGGTGATCGGTGTCGTCGGCGGCGAGGACAAGGCCCGCGTGGCCCGGGAGCTCGGCTGCGACGTGGTCGTCGACCGCCGCACCGATGACATCGTCGCCGTCGTCAAGGAGGCGACCGGTGGCCGGGGCGCCGACGTGATCTACGACCCGGTCGGCGGTGACGCGTACGCCAAGTCCGCGAAGTGCGTCGCCTTCGAGGGCCGCATCCTCGTCGTCGGCTTCGCGAGCGGTGCCATCCCGAGCCCCGCGCTCAACCACGCGCTGGTGAAGAACTACTCGATCGTGGGCCTGCACTGGGGCCTGTACAACCAGAAGGACCCGGCCGCGATCCTCGCCTGTCACGAGGAACTGACCAGGCTCGCCGCCGAAGGCGCCGTCAAGCCGCTGATCAGCGGACGGGTCGCGATGAAGGACGCAGCCGACGCGGTCCAGCGCGTGGCCGACGGCACCACCACCGGTCGTCTGGTGGTCATTCCGGAAGGAGCCGCCCGATGA
- a CDS encoding acyl-CoA dehydrogenase family protein has product MTKAPTRSTQPDLLYSEAEDDLRAAVRSLLTDRADTAALLTRAEAGTPYDAGLWKALAADMGAAGLLVPEKLGGQGASHREAAVVLEELGRQVTPAPYLTSSVIATEVLLALDTETPEVADLLAALASGRTVAVLAVPLSASPYGPLAAGESRVPGVADAAAADVFLVLRSDGLYAVEAGEVGVEAQTPLDLTRPLAAVTVPGTAAATRLADSDAAEAAVRRGLLAGAGLLASEQLGVAEWCLEETVRHTRERHQFNRPIGSFQALKHRMAQLWLEVVSARAAVRNAADALATDSPEAALAVAIAQAYTSRVAVHAAEECVQLHAGIGMTWEHPAHLHLKRAKSDSIALGTAGSHKEALAELVDIEAP; this is encoded by the coding sequence ATGACGAAGGCGCCGACGCGGAGCACCCAGCCCGATCTGCTCTACTCCGAGGCCGAGGACGACCTGAGGGCGGCCGTCCGGTCCCTGCTCACCGACCGCGCCGACACCGCGGCGCTGCTGACGCGGGCCGAGGCCGGCACGCCGTACGACGCGGGTCTCTGGAAGGCGCTCGCCGCCGACATGGGCGCCGCGGGGCTGCTCGTTCCGGAGAAGCTGGGTGGCCAGGGTGCGAGTCATCGTGAGGCCGCCGTGGTCCTCGAAGAACTCGGCCGTCAGGTGACTCCCGCGCCGTATCTGACCAGTTCGGTCATCGCGACCGAGGTCCTTCTCGCGCTCGACACGGAAACGCCGGAGGTCGCCGACCTGCTGGCCGCGCTGGCGTCCGGCCGCACCGTGGCCGTGCTCGCCGTCCCGCTGTCGGCCTCCCCGTACGGCCCGCTCGCCGCGGGTGAGTCCCGGGTCCCGGGTGTCGCCGACGCGGCGGCCGCCGATGTGTTCCTGGTGCTGCGGTCCGACGGCCTGTACGCGGTCGAGGCCGGGGAAGTGGGCGTCGAGGCGCAGACGCCGCTCGATCTGACGCGGCCTCTCGCGGCCGTGACCGTCCCCGGTACCGCGGCGGCCACCCGGCTCGCGGACTCCGACGCGGCGGAGGCGGCGGTCCGCCGTGGACTGCTCGCCGGGGCCGGGTTGTTGGCCTCCGAGCAGCTCGGCGTGGCCGAGTGGTGCTTGGAGGAGACCGTCCGGCACACCCGGGAGCGCCATCAGTTCAACCGGCCGATCGGCTCCTTCCAGGCGCTCAAGCACCGCATGGCGCAGCTGTGGCTGGAGGTCGTCTCGGCGCGCGCCGCGGTCAGGAACGCGGCCGACGCCCTGGCCACCGACAGCCCGGAAGCGGCTCTCGCGGTCGCCATCGCCCAGGCGTACACCTCACGGGTCGCGGTGCACGCGGCCGAGGAGTGCGTCCAGCTGCACGCGGGCATCGGCATGACCTGGGAACACCCCGCCCATCTCCACCTCAAGCGGGCCAAGTCGGACTCGATCGCCCTCGGTACCGCGGGCAGCCACAAGGAGGCTCTGGCCGAACTGGTCGACATCGAGGCTCCGTAG
- a CDS encoding SDR family oxidoreductase has protein sequence MTDRLGIPAPPPLGAAALPKGTFEGRSVIVTGGGSGLGKAIATEFARLGADLMIVGRKADRLKAAQDELAGLGGRVTAALCDIREPDRIAEVIDAAEAAFGLPSVLVNNAAGNFPVPAEELSANGWRAVVDITLSGTWFMTQEFGRRHLAAGTPASIINLGASYAWTGGPGFVHSAAAKAGVQNMVETLAVEWGPYGIQINALVPGLVPHDDMSADLRGGLDRAEDKDVRQPALRVGQPREIGWAATFLASPYAQLITGHTLVVDGANWQRRALVNEPVVTVREQLGRGPFAG, from the coding sequence ATGACAGATCGTCTCGGCATTCCCGCCCCTCCGCCCCTCGGCGCCGCCGCCCTGCCCAAGGGGACGTTCGAGGGCAGGAGCGTGATCGTCACCGGAGGCGGCTCGGGCCTCGGGAAGGCGATCGCGACGGAGTTCGCCCGGCTCGGCGCGGACCTCATGATCGTGGGCCGCAAGGCCGACCGGCTCAAGGCCGCGCAGGACGAGCTCGCCGGACTCGGCGGCCGCGTGACCGCCGCCCTGTGCGACATACGCGAACCGGACCGCATAGCGGAGGTCATCGATGCCGCCGAGGCCGCTTTCGGCCTGCCGAGCGTGCTCGTCAACAACGCGGCGGGCAACTTCCCCGTGCCCGCCGAGGAGCTGTCCGCCAACGGCTGGCGGGCCGTCGTGGACATCACCCTCAGCGGGACCTGGTTCATGACGCAGGAGTTCGGCCGCCGGCATCTGGCCGCGGGCACACCGGCGTCCATCATCAACCTCGGCGCGTCGTACGCCTGGACGGGCGGGCCGGGGTTCGTGCATTCCGCGGCGGCCAAGGCGGGCGTGCAGAACATGGTCGAGACCCTGGCCGTCGAGTGGGGGCCGTACGGCATCCAGATCAACGCCCTGGTGCCGGGGCTGGTGCCGCACGACGACATGAGCGCCGATCTGCGAGGCGGCCTCGACCGGGCGGAGGACAAGGACGTCCGGCAGCCCGCGCTGCGGGTGGGGCAGCCCAGGGAGATCGGGTGGGCGGCGACGTTCCTCGCCTCCCCCTACGCCCAGTTGATCACGGGGCACACCCTGGTGGTGGACGGCGCCAACTGGCAGCGGCGGGCACTGGTGAACGAGCCGGTGGTGACCGTGCGCGAGCAGTTGGGACGGGGTCCCTTCGCCGGCTGA
- a CDS encoding helix-turn-helix domain-containing protein produces the protein MNDEPALDSVLDEVGPRLRRIRRDRGATLGALSEVTGISVSTLSRLESGQRKPSLELLLPIARAHQVPLDELVGAPPVGDPRVRAKPIVRHGRTMLPLTRQPGGLQAYKVVQEPSGQQPDPRTHEGYEWLYVLSGKLRLVLGEHDVVLGAGEAAEFDTRVPHWFGPAGEESVEFLSLFGPQGERMHVRARPKQS, from the coding sequence ATGAACGACGAACCCGCGCTCGATTCCGTACTCGACGAGGTCGGTCCCCGTCTCCGACGTATCCGCCGCGACCGTGGTGCCACCCTCGGCGCCCTCTCCGAGGTGACCGGGATCTCCGTCAGCACGCTCTCCCGGCTGGAGTCCGGCCAGCGCAAGCCCAGCCTGGAGCTGCTGCTGCCCATCGCCCGCGCCCATCAGGTGCCGCTCGACGAGCTCGTCGGCGCCCCGCCCGTCGGGGACCCGAGGGTGCGGGCGAAGCCGATCGTGCGGCACGGGAGGACCATGCTGCCGCTCACCCGCCAGCCGGGCGGCCTTCAGGCGTACAAGGTCGTGCAGGAGCCGAGTGGTCAGCAGCCCGACCCCCGGACGCACGAGGGCTACGAGTGGCTGTACGTCCTGTCCGGGAAGCTCCGGCTGGTGCTCGGCGAGCACGACGTGGTCCTCGGAGCCGGCGAGGCCGCGGAGTTCGACACCCGGGTCCCGCACTGGTTCGGCCCTGCCGGCGAGGAGAGTGTGGAGTTCCTGAGCCTGTTCGGCCCGCAGGGCGAACGTATGCACGTCCGGGCGAGGCCGAAGCAGAGCTGA
- a CDS encoding ABC transporter permease, with translation MAEAVWRSRGRTRRSTRTVRVSVSAVVVTAVVLAVLVVPPIAQLDEQAVDLSMKLQPPSPAHPFGTDDVGRDLLLRCVYGLRISLLVGVVAALVATVIGTLVGAAAAAFGGWTDRLVMRLVDTFASVPHLLLGIFIVAMFRPGVWPVVVSVALTHWLSTARIVRSEVLSLRSRPYIDAAISGGASRWRVTARHLLPGVLPQAGLAAVLMVPHAMWHESALSFLGLGLPAHEASLGNLVQSARGSLLAGDWWPTLFPGLFLIIPTLAVAGLAGAWRERINPRRRSELML, from the coding sequence ATGGCTGAGGCAGTGTGGCGCAGTCGCGGGCGCACCCGGCGCTCCACCCGCACCGTCCGGGTCTCCGTCTCCGCCGTCGTGGTGACCGCGGTCGTCCTCGCGGTGCTGGTCGTGCCGCCGATCGCGCAGCTCGACGAGCAGGCGGTCGATCTGTCGATGAAACTGCAACCGCCGTCGCCCGCCCACCCCTTCGGCACCGACGACGTGGGCCGCGACCTGTTGCTGCGGTGCGTCTACGGACTGCGGATCTCGCTGCTCGTGGGCGTCGTCGCCGCGCTGGTCGCCACCGTGATCGGCACCCTGGTGGGCGCAGCCGCCGCGGCCTTCGGAGGCTGGACCGACCGGCTGGTGATGCGGCTCGTGGACACGTTCGCGTCCGTGCCCCACCTGCTCCTCGGCATCTTCATCGTGGCGATGTTCCGCCCCGGGGTCTGGCCGGTCGTCGTGTCCGTGGCGCTCACCCACTGGCTGTCCACCGCCCGCATCGTGCGCTCGGAAGTGCTGTCCCTGCGCTCCCGTCCGTACATCGACGCGGCGATCTCCGGCGGTGCCTCGCGATGGCGCGTCACCGCGCGGCATCTGCTGCCGGGCGTGCTGCCGCAGGCCGGCCTCGCGGCCGTCCTGATGGTCCCGCACGCCATGTGGCACGAATCCGCGCTCTCCTTCCTCGGGCTCGGACTGCCCGCCCACGAGGCGAGCCTCGGCAACCTCGTCCAGTCCGCCCGTGGTTCCCTCCTCGCCGGCGACTGGTGGCCCACCCTCTTCCCCGGGCTGTTCCTGATCATCCCGACGCTCGCCGTGGCGGGCCTCGCGGGCGCCTGGCGGGAGCGGATCAACCCGCGCCGGAGATCGGAGCTGATGCTGTGA
- a CDS encoding ABC transporter ATP-binding protein — MRGGRHIAAVTGATFDLAAGECLALVGESGCGKSVLASALLGLLPGNAQTAGTATVDGVELLGADERTLARTVRGRRIGLVPQSPAAHLTPVRTVGAQVSETVRALTGTPRGELRKAAVAAAERAAFPAGGLDRYPHELSGGLAQRAATALALVGDAPLLLADEPTTGLDRELVNRTADELRRHTDEGRGLLMITHDLAAAERIADRVAVMYAGRIVELADADAFFGSPGPRHPYARGLLAALPERDFVPVPGLPPELGDLPPGCAFAARCERVSERCGTQPVPDGGVACHHPVNAPDDREPARV, encoded by the coding sequence ATGCGCGGCGGCCGGCACATCGCGGCCGTCACCGGAGCGACCTTCGACCTCGCCGCGGGGGAGTGCCTGGCCCTCGTCGGCGAGAGCGGCTGCGGCAAGTCCGTGCTCGCCTCTGCCCTGCTGGGCCTGCTGCCGGGCAACGCCCAGACCGCCGGCACGGCGACCGTCGACGGTGTCGAACTGCTCGGTGCCGACGAGCGGACCCTCGCCCGCACGGTGCGCGGGCGCAGGATCGGCCTCGTACCGCAGAGCCCGGCCGCCCATCTCACCCCGGTCCGTACCGTCGGAGCGCAGGTGTCGGAGACGGTGCGCGCGCTCACCGGCACACCGCGCGGGGAACTGCGCAAGGCCGCCGTCGCCGCGGCCGAGCGGGCCGCCTTTCCGGCCGGAGGCCTCGACCGCTACCCGCACGAACTGTCCGGCGGACTCGCCCAGCGGGCCGCGACCGCGCTCGCCCTCGTCGGCGACGCGCCCCTGCTCCTCGCCGACGAGCCGACCACCGGACTCGACCGCGAGCTGGTGAACCGCACGGCCGACGAACTCCGCCGCCACACCGACGAGGGCCGGGGCCTGCTGATGATCACCCACGATCTGGCGGCGGCGGAACGGATCGCCGACCGGGTCGCCGTGATGTACGCCGGGCGGATCGTCGAACTCGCGGACGCCGACGCCTTCTTCGGCAGTCCCGGCCCCCGTCATCCGTACGCCAGGGGACTGCTCGCGGCTCTCCCCGAACGGGACTTCGTCCCCGTCCCCGGGCTGCCGCCGGAGCTGGGAGACCTGCCGCCCGGGTGCGCCTTCGCCGCGCGCTGCGAGCGCGTGAGCGAACGCTGCGGGACACAGCCCGTTCCCGACGGGGGAGTCGCGTGCCACCACCCCGTGAACGCCCCCGACGACCGGGAGCCCGCCCGTGTTTGA
- a CDS encoding ABC transporter substrate-binding protein, whose translation MSARSIRGLAAATLAAALTVGAAACSNPDSGAAGKNGEGESAVVGIAYEPESLSPLLGYGKDGNAKIFDGLLALDRGMNLKPALAAALPRISEDRLTYTYKLRQGVKFSDGKPFGAKDVVFTYRTILDKKTNNASKSELDAIKDVRATGEDTVVFTLKYPYAPFAERTVLPIVPEHVVAGQDVNTGPFTTKPIGTGPYVLTGWSKGEKISLKANPHYWGGEPKVKKFTMAIIKDDDVRATRLRAGDLDGAILPPNLAKGFKGDGAKKTYAATTYDYRTVTLPTHNKVAGDTAIRRALDVAVDRQTMVDKILEGAGKPAYGPVPTGSEWFTQGTERPHDLARAKKILDDAGWKPGKNGIREKNGVRAAFPLWYLAGDKLRQEHALAYASDAKKAGIAVTTQAGTWEVIEPRMKDDAVLAGGGAPADPDFDQYLLLTSSFGGDGFNNMARYDNPAVDAALAEGRKSGDKTVRKAAYDTVQRELVKNPGYTFLTHIDHLYVVADRWDGLTTQVEPHDHGLASGPWWNVEDWTPKQ comes from the coding sequence ATGTCCGCCCGATCGATACGAGGGCTGGCCGCAGCGACGCTGGCCGCCGCGCTGACCGTCGGCGCGGCGGCCTGCTCCAACCCGGACAGCGGCGCGGCCGGCAAGAACGGCGAGGGGGAGTCCGCCGTCGTCGGCATCGCGTACGAGCCCGAGAGCCTCAGCCCGCTGCTCGGCTACGGCAAGGACGGCAACGCGAAGATCTTCGACGGTCTGCTGGCCCTCGACCGCGGGATGAACCTCAAGCCCGCACTCGCCGCCGCGCTGCCGAGAATCAGCGAGGACCGGCTGACGTACACCTACAAACTGCGCCAGGGCGTGAAGTTCAGCGACGGCAAGCCGTTCGGCGCCAAGGACGTCGTCTTCACCTACCGCACCATCCTGGACAAGAAGACCAACAACGCCTCCAAGTCCGAGCTCGACGCCATCAAGGACGTCAGGGCGACCGGCGAGGACACCGTGGTCTTCACGCTGAAGTACCCCTACGCGCCCTTCGCCGAGCGCACCGTCCTCCCCATCGTCCCCGAGCACGTGGTGGCCGGACAGGACGTCAACACCGGCCCGTTCACCACCAAGCCGATCGGCACCGGGCCGTACGTCCTCACCGGATGGTCCAAGGGCGAGAAGATCAGCCTCAAGGCGAACCCCCACTACTGGGGCGGGGAGCCGAAGGTGAAGAAGTTCACCATGGCGATCATCAAGGACGACGACGTCCGCGCCACGCGACTGCGCGCGGGCGACCTCGACGGCGCCATCCTGCCGCCCAACCTCGCCAAGGGCTTCAAGGGCGACGGGGCGAAGAAGACCTACGCGGCCACGACGTACGACTACCGGACCGTCACGCTGCCGACCCACAACAAGGTCGCCGGCGACACCGCGATCCGTCGGGCGCTCGATGTCGCCGTCGACCGGCAGACCATGGTCGACAAGATCCTCGAAGGTGCGGGCAAGCCCGCCTACGGTCCGGTCCCCACCGGCAGCGAGTGGTTCACCCAGGGCACCGAGCGCCCCCACGACCTGGCCCGCGCGAAGAAGATCCTCGACGACGCCGGCTGGAAGCCCGGCAAGAACGGGATCCGCGAGAAGAACGGCGTACGCGCCGCGTTCCCGCTCTGGTACCTCGCCGGTGACAAACTCCGCCAGGAGCACGCCCTCGCCTACGCCTCCGACGCCAAGAAGGCCGGTATCGCCGTCACCACGCAGGCCGGCACCTGGGAGGTCATCGAGCCGCGGATGAAGGACGACGCGGTCCTCGCCGGTGGCGGTGCCCCGGCGGACCCCGACTTCGACCAGTATCTGCTGCTCACGTCCTCGTTCGGCGGCGACGGCTTCAACAACATGGCCCGCTACGACAACCCTGCCGTCGACGCGGCCCTGGCCGAAGGCCGCAAGAGCGGCGACAAGACCGTGCGCAAGGCGGCCTACGACACCGTTCAGCGCGAACTGGTGAAGAACCCCGGCTACACCTTCCTCACCCACATCGACCACCTCTACGTCGTCGCCGACCGCTGGGACGGACTGACCACCCAGGTCGAGCCGCACGACCACGGGCTCGCCTCCGGCCCCTGGTGGAACGTCGAGGACTGGACCCCGAAGCAGTGA
- a CDS encoding PIG-L deacetylase family protein, which translates to MSAPVTDQLEPMPDDWRRALAVVAHPDDLEYGCAAAIAGWTDGGREVSYLLATRGEAGIDTIAPAECAPLREREQRASAAVVGVSTVEFLDHQDGVIEYGVSLRRDIAAAIRRHRPELVITLNHRDTWGGVAWNTPDHRAVGRATLDAAGDAGNRWIFPELISEEGLQPWNGVRWVAVAGSTTPTHAVDATAGLERSVRSLLEHRSYIEVLTDEDPEEYCRTFLVGSAEAVGARFGGRPAVAFELFGR; encoded by the coding sequence ATGAGCGCTCCCGTGACGGATCAGCTGGAACCGATGCCCGACGACTGGCGGAGAGCACTGGCCGTCGTCGCGCACCCCGACGACCTGGAGTACGGCTGTGCCGCGGCGATCGCCGGCTGGACCGACGGCGGGCGCGAGGTCTCCTATCTCCTCGCCACCCGGGGCGAGGCGGGCATCGACACCATCGCGCCCGCCGAGTGCGCACCGCTGCGTGAGCGGGAGCAGCGGGCGAGCGCGGCGGTCGTGGGGGTGTCCACGGTGGAGTTCCTGGACCACCAGGACGGCGTGATCGAGTACGGCGTCTCCCTGCGCCGGGACATCGCGGCGGCGATCCGGCGCCACCGTCCCGAACTGGTCATCACCCTCAACCACCGCGACACCTGGGGCGGTGTCGCCTGGAACACCCCCGACCACCGGGCGGTGGGCCGGGCGACGCTGGACGCGGCGGGGGACGCCGGCAACCGCTGGATCTTCCCCGAGCTCATCTCCGAGGAGGGTCTCCAGCCGTGGAACGGCGTCCGCTGGGTGGCGGTCGCGGGCTCCACCACGCCGACGCACGCGGTCGACGCGACCGCGGGCCTCGAACGCTCGGTCCGCTCGCTCCTGGAGCATCGCAGCTACATCGAGGTCCTGACCGACGAGGACCCGGAGGAGTACTGCCGCACCTTCCTCGTCGGCAGCGCGGAAGCCGTCGGTGCGCGGTTCGGTGGCCGACCGGCGGTCGCCTTCGAGCTGTTCGGACGCTGA
- a CDS encoding enoyl-CoA hydratase/isomerase family protein has translation MIDTLDRDIAEGEERIRLDIADGVGVLTLCRPATLNGWSWESTRQLGLMADRIRFDDSVRAVLLRAEGRAFCAGIDVTAPGGAITGRSAAERTQRYHEGIRWAHERFAAFAGLPQPVVAAVQGYCLGFGFELALMADIRVAADDALFALPEAQLGVAVDAGGDLRIAREAGAGWAKYLALTGRRIDAATAARLGLVQLVCPAGELASAAQELAAEIARNAPLAVRAVKRDIDAFADAGLAEALDRTAQSAALTLTSEDCREGYTAKAARRPPDFEGR, from the coding sequence ATGATCGACACACTGGACCGGGATATCGCCGAGGGTGAGGAGCGCATCCGCCTCGACATCGCCGACGGCGTGGGCGTCCTCACCCTGTGCCGGCCCGCCACGCTGAACGGCTGGAGCTGGGAGTCCACCCGTCAACTGGGCCTGATGGCCGACCGGATCCGCTTCGACGACAGCGTCAGAGCGGTGTTGCTGCGGGCAGAGGGCCGTGCCTTCTGCGCGGGCATCGATGTCACCGCCCCGGGCGGCGCGATCACCGGCAGGTCCGCGGCGGAGCGCACCCAGCGCTACCACGAGGGCATCCGCTGGGCGCACGAGCGCTTCGCGGCCTTCGCCGGACTGCCGCAGCCGGTCGTCGCCGCGGTGCAGGGATACTGCCTCGGCTTCGGTTTCGAGCTCGCGTTGATGGCGGACATCCGCGTCGCCGCGGACGACGCCCTCTTCGCCCTGCCCGAGGCGCAGTTGGGGGTGGCGGTGGACGCGGGCGGTGATCTGCGGATCGCGCGCGAGGCGGGCGCGGGCTGGGCCAAGTACCTGGCGCTGACCGGCCGGCGCATCGACGCGGCGACGGCCGCGCGCCTGGGTCTGGTCCAACTGGTCTGCCCGGCTGGCGAACTGGCTTCTGCCGCGCAGGAACTGGCGGCGGAGATCGCGCGGAACGCGCCGCTCGCGGTGCGGGCCGTCAAGCGCGACATCGACGCGTTCGCGGACGCCGGTCTCGCGGAGGCCCTCGACCGTACGGCGCAGAGCGCGGCGCTCACGCTCACCTCGGAGGACTGCCGCGAGGGTTACACGGCCAAGGCTGCGCGCCGGCCCCCGGACTTCGAGGGCCGGTGA